AAAGCTTCTTTGGGCGCCGACCCACCTCGTTTGTAATTTGCGGCACTTCTAAAACAATGTTTTCTTTTAGCAGTTCGTCCACAATGGTAGAAAGCGCTGGCTTGGTTAAGCCCGTTTGCTGCGACAATTCTGCTCTGGACAAATTCCGTTCGCGAATTAAGTCCAAAACCAGCTTTTTGTTTTTTTCTTTCATTACCGCCGCATTGGTCGCTTTCATGCTGCCTTCCTCCAATACTATTTAAAAAGCATTATCATATTTTGCAATTAAAATCCTGCCGGTAGTAACCATAAGCTCTAAAGCCTTCACCATAAGTTCAGGCTCATTTTTATAGGTGCTTAAAAAATGCCCGCCGACTTCATAGGTAAAATCACCGTCATATTCAATACATTTCAGGGCGGTCATCACCGCGTCCCAGTTAATTTTCCCCTGGTAGGGAATGGTGTGCAAATCGCGCACATTGTCGTTATCGTGAACATGAAGCGCACAAAGCCGCTGTCCACCAAGCTCAAATATTGCGGCCCCCGCAGTTTGCCCAACCAGGCCGCAATGGCCCACGTCTAAGCAAACCGTAAAATACTCTGGGTCTAACGCATCAAAAAAGTCGGCAAGTTCCCGGCCAAAGCTGCACACGTTGGGAACAATTTTATTCTGTGCACTGTCAAAACCCCACATGTTCTCCAGCGCAATTTTTGTGTGCGCTTCTTTTGCATACGGAAGCAAGCTGTTATAAAACTCAATGTTAAACTCTTTTTGATCTACACTGTCGGGACATGCTGTTGGATGCACAACAATCTGCTTTGCTCCCACCAAACCTGCCGCTTTAATCGAACGGATTAAGGCAGGTTTTACCTTTTCGTTATATTCATCGTCGCCAAACCTGTAAGACGGGAACGGCGCGTGGGCCTGGTTAAAATAGATATTGTTGTCTTCCGCCCACTGCTTTAATTTTAAGCAGGTGCTTTCATAATTCTCTTCCGAAAATTCTGCTTCATAAATAGGATGAATCAGGTTTAAATCCAGCGCGTCAAAGCCCAGCTTTGCCAAAAGCCGAATGCCGTTTTCATACCCAAATGTTTCAAACACGCTGTCTGTTGTGGTAGATAATATCATCTTTTTTCTCCTCCTTACACAAGTTCAAAGGAAAACACGCGCATTTCGTCAGTTCCGCCAAAGTCTGCGAAGGGGACAAGCTCAATTTTTTTCACCTTTTTGCCAATCTCATGAAATACCAAACGCTGGCAGTTATCCTTAACATGAATTTCAGAAACATTTCCGTTTTCATCCGTAATTTTCACCGCATATTCCTTTACCATGGTTTTCGGCATGCGGTAATTTTTTTCTACAAGGTCGAATCTGCAGGGCATGTTGTGGTATTTGCGATTTAAGTCGCTGTCGAAAATGATTCTTATTTTTTCAACCAGCTCCGGCGAATCAAATTCATAAACCAAGCTGTCGCCTGCGTTTCCTTTCCACAAGTTTTCCTCCCCGCGGTCTTTGCCGTTCCGAACAATTTCAGCGTTTGTTTTTGCCTTAAGGGTGAGGGGCGAAACCTCCCTTTCCATAAACGGAAGATAGCAATCGTCAAACATAAGCTGTCTTTGCAGCTCTTTTATATCAATGCCGTTTATATCTGTGCCGCTGTTAACCATTAGTGCCGCGGCTGTGCCCAGCGCCTGCCCTAAAACAGCGCAGGTTGCCATGACACGGGAGGAACTCAGTGCCGCATGGGTCACGCTGATGTTTCTGCCTGCAAACATTAGGTTTTCAATGTTTTTGGAGCACAGCGCCCGAAACGGAATTCCCCAGGGGGATGGAGCTGGGTGGAAAATAGTTGTTTCACCCTTTTGATAGTAAAACCCTTCAGGAAAATGGTCGTCCATAGTCCAGCCGCCATAACCCACTATGTCATAAAACTTTCCTTCTGTTTCCACATCGTTCTGCGTCACCACATGTTTTCCGATATAGCGTCTGCTTTCCCGCTTGCCGGGCAAAAAGCCCACCCAGTCGAGTTCCCAGTTGTCCATGCCG
This region of Congzhengia minquanensis genomic DNA includes:
- a CDS encoding sugar phosphate isomerase/epimerase family protein → MILSTTTDSVFETFGYENGIRLLAKLGFDALDLNLIHPIYEAEFSEENYESTCLKLKQWAEDNNIYFNQAHAPFPSYRFGDDEYNEKVKPALIRSIKAAGLVGAKQIVVHPTACPDSVDQKEFNIEFYNSLLPYAKEAHTKIALENMWGFDSAQNKIVPNVCSFGRELADFFDALDPEYFTVCLDVGHCGLVGQTAGAAIFELGGQRLCALHVHDNDNVRDLHTIPYQGKINWDAVMTALKCIEYDGDFTYEVGGHFLSTYKNEPELMVKALELMVTTGRILIAKYDNAF
- a CDS encoding FAD-dependent oxidoreductase, with translation MRTLNHQVDLCVVGGGLAGLCAAVSAARHGIKVAIMQDRPVFGGNSSSEIRMWVCGARGKDNRETGIIEEMILDNHYRNTSLSFSIWDSVLYEKALLEENLQVIMNCSCLDAEMDGNKIVSVKGWQTTTQTFHIVKATYFADCSGDSILAPLSGAEHTYGRESKRDYNETIPPDERDLKTMGMSCLMQFRETDHKCEFIPPKWAYQYTDDSCFKCKRHDKEENYWWIEVGGLQNCIDDTEELKDELLKIAFGVIDHIKNHGDHGMDNWELDWVGFLPGKRESRRYIGKHVVTQNDVETEGKFYDIVGYGGWTMDDHFPEGFYYQKGETTIFHPAPSPWGIPFRALCSKNIENLMFAGRNISVTHAALSSSRVMATCAVLGQALGTAAALMVNSGTDINGIDIKELQRQLMFDDCYLPFMEREVSPLTLKAKTNAEIVRNGKDRGEENLWKGNAGDSLVYEFDSPELVEKIRIIFDSDLNRKYHNMPCRFDLVEKNYRMPKTMVKEYAVKITDENGNVSEIHVKDNCQRLVFHEIGKKVKKIELVPFADFGGTDEMRVFSFELV